The Leptodactylus fuscus isolate aLepFus1 chromosome 5, aLepFus1.hap2, whole genome shotgun sequence genome segment tgtatactgagctgcgtatctaatcctatcctgtgtgatactgtatactgagctgtgtatctaatcctatcctgtgtgatactgtatactgagctgtgtatctaatcctatcctgtgtgatactgtatactgagctgtatctaatcctatcctgtgtgatactgtatactgagctgtatataatcctattctgtgtgatactgtatactgagctgtatctaatcctatcctgtgtgatacagtatactgagctgtatctaatcctatcctgtgtgatactgtatactgagctgtatctaatcctatcctgtgtgatactgtatactgagctgtgtatctaatcctatcctgtgtgatactgtatactgagctgtatctaatcctatcctgtgtgatactgtatactgagctgtgtatctaatcctatcctgtgtgatactgtatactgagctgtgtatctaatcatctcctgtgtgatactgtatactgagctgtatctaatcctatcctgtgtgatactgtatactgagctgtgtatctaatcctatcctgtgtgatactgtatactgagctgtgtatctaatcctatcctgtgtgatactgtatactgagctgtgtatctaatcctatcctgtgtgatactgtatactgagctgtgtatctaatcctatcctgtgtgatactgtatactgagctgtgtatctaatcctatcctgtgtgatactgtatactgagctgtgtatctaatcctatcctgtgtgatactgtatactgagctgtgtatctaatcctatcctgtgtgatactgtatactgagctgtgtatctaatcctatcctgtgtgatactgtatactgagctgtgtatctaatcctatcctgtgtgatactgtatactgagctgtgtatctaatcctatcctgtgtgatactgtatactgagctgtgtatctaatcctatcctgtgtgatactgtatactgagctgtgtatctaatcctatcctgtgtgatactgtatactgagctgtgtatctattcctatcctgtgtgatactgtatactgagctgtatctaatcctatcctgtgtgatactgtatactgagctgtgtatctaatcctatcctgtgtgatactgtatactgagccgtgtatctaatcctatcctgtgtgataatgtatactgagcggtgtatctaatcctatcctgtgtgatactgtatactgagccgtgtatctaatcctatcctgtgtgatactgtatactgagccgtgtatctaatcctatcctgtgtgatactgtatactgagccgtgtatctaatcttatcctgtgtgatactgtatactgagcggtgtatctaatcctatcctgtgtgatactgtatactgagctgtgtatctaatcctatcctgtgtgatactgtatactgagctgtgtatgtaatcctatcctgtgtgatactgtatactgagctgtgtatctaatcctatcctgtgtgatactgtatactgagctgtgtatctaatcctatcctgtgtgatactgtatactgagctgtgtatctaatcctatcctgtgtgatactgtatactgagctgtgtatctaatcctatcctgtgtgatactgtatactgagctgtgtatctaatcctatcctgtgtgatactgtatactgagctgtgtatctaatcctatcctgtgtgatactgtatactgagctgtgtatctaatcctatcctgtgtgatactgtatactgagctgtgtatctattcctatcctgtgtgatactgtatactgagctgtatctaatcctatcctgtgtggtactgtatactgagctgtgtatctaatcctatcctgtgtgatactgtatactgagccgtgtatctaatcctatcctgtgtgataatgtatactgagcggtgtatctaatcctatcctgtgtgatactgtatactgagccgtgtatctaatcctatcctgtgtgatactgtatactgagccgtgtatctaatcctatcctgtgtgatactgtatactgagccgtgtatctaatcttatcctgtgtgatactgtatactgagcggtgtatctaatcctatcctgtgtgatactgtatactgagctgtgtatgtaatcctatcctgtgtgatactgtatactgagctgtgtatctaatcctatcctgtgtgatactgtatactgagctgtgtatctaatcctatcctgtgtgatactgtatactgagctgtgtatctaatcctatcctgtgtgatactgtatactgagctgtgtatctaatcctatcctgtgtgatactgtatactgagctgtgtatctaatcctatcctgtgtgatactgtatactgaactgtgtatctaatcctatcctgtgtgatactgtatactgagctgtgtatctattcctatcctgtgtgatactgtatactgagctgtatctaatcctatcctgtgtggtactgtatactgagctgtgtatctaatcctatcctgtgtgatactgtatactgagccgtgtatctaatcctatcctgtgtgataatgtatactgagcggtgtatctaatcctatcctgtgtgatactgtatactgagccgtgtatctaatcctatcctgtgtgatactgtatactgagccgtgtatctaatcctatcctgtgtgatactgtatactgagccgtgtatctaatcttatcctgtgtgatactgtatactgagcggtgtatctaatcctatcctgtgtgatactgtatactgagctgtgtatctaatcctatcctgtgtgatactgtatactgagctgtgtatctaatcctatcctgtgtgatactgtatactgagctgtgtatctaatcctatcctgtgtgatactgtatactgagctgtgtatctaatcctatcctgtgtgatactgtatactgagctgtgtatctattcctatcctgtgtgatactgtatactgagctgtgtatctaatcctaccctgtgtgatactgtatctaatcctgtttgTGTGATACCACTTTTGGCCAGTAGGTGGCGCCCCCTCTCTTCCTCTCTGTGTTCCTTCCTCTTGTAGCTCACACATTGGCGCTGTTCCAGTACATGACACAGGGGGCGCtgttgctgtctcttcttctaccTGTAGGCTCCATTGTCTTCTCGCAGTGTAATCGGAGGAGCGGCTGATCGCAGTCTCTTAGCAGTCTCTTAGGAGGTCTCAGCGCTGGACATATGGGACATACATTAGTGATGGGTTTCTGGCACAATGGCTGATACCAGGGAACAATCGCTGGCATTCAGCAGGGCCGCACTTACAGCTTTATTGTAGACTCTGCCTGAAAGTCTCAGCTGAATGAGCAGCAGAACAATGAGCGTGGGAACCGGGGCCGAGGACACAAAGACACCAGGAAACTGTATCAGCCAGTCATGTGGAGGTGCGCCGAAACACTGACACGCACCTGCCCCTGTGTCTAATACACCCCACCCCAATATACCTACAGTCACAGCTCTGCTCACTGACAGTGAATGGAAGAGTCTCCCCTACACAatccacagctgagggtttgttacaatgtatccagtctataCAATCCTATCCTGACCtattacttctcacagctgagggtttgttacaatgtatctagtCTATACAATCCTATCCTGACCCATTACTCCTCACggctgaaggtttgttacaatgtatccagccTTGTCAGCCACACTTTACCtgctctgatacattgtaacaaactgccAGATTGCGAGCTTTCTGCTGCGgatgtgtttagctcacagagcattatctacactggatacattAGTAACAAACCACCCACAAGTTACAATGTGACACCAAAATATCTACAGTAAAGCCCATCCTGACTACTACTCACAGCTgcaggtttgttacaatgtatccagtctataCTATCCCTATGTATCTTgttctgatagtttgttacagtgtatcagtctgaAGTCCAGGCTGTTTAGCTTACAGAGGACAGTCCAGACTGGATaccttgtaacaaaccctcagcagtgGGCCGTATTAGGCCAAGGCAGGTGTTTGACTTCAGGTGTCGCCGTGAGTTTCCATTCATTCACAGTGAGCAGAGATATTAGAATTACATGCTGGGGCTCTAAACCAGGCACCCCAAAACGTTATAGAGTCCTCCTGTGTCAGgcggcagtgtaaagcatggtggaggtGCAGAGGTCACGGGGCCCCTGCGGTACCTGCACGTCTCTGCACTTCTGTTACCAGGGGCAGTTCGTTATTGGGGTCCTCACACTTGATTATTGGGTGCCCACCGACCTGACACTAATCTATTATCTGGCGCCCCCTGTGGTCTACCTATAGCCATACTCCATGCAGGGGTCAGACGTGACCCCATGGCGGGCCCTAAATATTAAACTGCGTCCCTGCGACATTGTATCTGATGACTCTGAAGTCGCAGATCAGAATTTACGATGATTTACAATGTGGCTACAAATAGAAGTGCCAATGTTTTTGGTTGCCTAGGATTTTCCGGTAGCCCATATGGCCGGTGGTCTTGTACTTGTTCTTCTGCATCTCATGGTGGGATCATGGGAGTTGTGATCCGCGCCCTGATGAGACGATCTCGACCCCTCCGGATTTCGCCGCCTTTTTATCCTGCGCAAGAAAACAAGAACTTCAATAATAAATGAATTAAAGATTAATATGAGAAAAATCCCAAAAACGTTTCATATTCCCGACTTTGGTTTCTTTTAAAGCTACGGCCAATAATGTGCGAgtggccccctccccccggcCCGGCCCTGAGGACAGGAGAGGACTGTGTGacggaggagaggaggagacaacCAGGGGGGATCCTGAAATCCGGAGAGGACAGAAGCCTGTGAGGAGAACCATGAGCCGACACATGGGGCCGGCACCTGCTACACAGGTAAGTGCCCGGAAACTGGGGGAGCCCCCGCACCACAAGGGGTTAACAGGGACCCTATCAGAGGAAGACTGACTAAAAAcagattgtctagactggatacaatgtaacaaaccctcagccgtGAGAAGTATTGTCAGTGTTACCTTGTAACTAGCGgcttatatacaatgtaacaaaccctcagctgtgacaagtaTTGTCAGTGCTACCTTGTAACTAGCGgcttatatacaatgtaacaaaccctcagcggtGAGAAGTATTGTCAGTGCTACCTTGTAACTAGCGgcttatatacaatgtaacaaaccctcagcagtgaGAAGTATTGTCAGTGCTACCTTGTAACTAGTGGATTGTATACAATGTATTAGTCCCTGACTCTGTAATAAGTGTATACTATAGGATATAAGGGATGAGTATATAGGGAGGCATTCACACTGCACcaaaactgcatcagaaaaaaCTACCTGAGAAAGtgaattgtctagactggatacaatgtaacaaaccctcagcagtgaGATGTATTGTCAGTGCTACCATGTAACTAGTGgcttatatacaatgtaacaaaccctcagcagtgaGAAGTATTGTCAGTGCTACCATGTAACTAGCGgcttatatacaatgtaacaaaccctcagcagtgaGAAGTATTGTCAGTGTTACCATGTAACTAGTAccttatatacaatgtaacaaaccctcagcagtgaGAAGTATTGTCAGTGTTACCATGTAACTAGTGgcttatatacaatgtaacaaaccctcagctgtgagaagtattgtCAGTGTTACCATGTAACTAGCGgcttatatacaatgtaacaaaccctcagctgtgacaagtaTTGTCAGTGCTACCTTGTAACTGGTGgcttatatacaatgtaacaaaccctcagccgtGAGAAGTATTGTCAGTGCTACCTTGTAACTAGTGGATTGTATACAATGTATTAGTCCCTGACTCTGTAATAAGTGTATACTATAGGATATAAGGGATGAGTATATAGGGAGGCATTCACACTGCACcaaaactgcatcagaaaaaaCTACCTGAGAAAGtgaattgtctagactggatacaatgtaacaaaccctcagcagtgaGAAGTATTGTCAGTGTTACCTTGTAACTAGTGgcttatatacaatgtaacaaaccctcagcagtgaGAAGTATTGTCAGTGCTACCATGTAACTAGCGgcttatatacaatgtaacaaaccctcagcagtgaGAAGTATTGTCAGTGCTACCTTGTAACTAGTGgcttatatacaatgtaacaaaccctcagcagtgaGAAGTATTGTCAGTGCTACCTTGTAACTAGTGgcttatatacaatgtaacaaaccctcagcagtgaGAAGTATTGTCAGTGTTACCTTGTAACTGGTGgcttatatacaatgtaacaaaccctcagcagtgaGAAGTATTGTCAGTGCTTCCTTGTAACTAGCGgcttatatacaatgtaacaaaccctcagcggtGAGACGTATTGTCAGTGTTACCATGTAACTGGTGgattatatacaatgtaataaACCCTCAGCAGTGAGAAGTATTGTCAGTGTTACCATGTAACTAGTGgcttatatacaatgtaacaaaccctcagcagtgaGAAGTATTGTCAGTGTTACCATGTAACTAGTGgcttatatacaatgtaacaaaccctcagcggtGAGAAGTATTGTCAGTGTTACCATGTAACTAGTGgcttatatacaatgtaacaaaccctcagcagtgaGAAGTATTGTCAGTGTTACCATGTAACTAGTGgcttatatacaatgtaacaaaccctcagcagtgaGAAGTATTGTCAGTGTTACCATGTAACTAGTGgcttatatacaatgtaacaaaccctcagcagtgaGAAGTATTGTCAGTGTTACCATGTAACTAGTGgcttatatacaatgtaacaaaccctcagcagtgaGAAGTATTGTCAGTGTTACCTTGTAACTAGTGgattatatacaatgtaacaaaccctcagcggtGAGACGGTCTGTGTCAGTGCTACCATGTAACTAGTAccttatatacaatgtaacaaaccctcagcggtGAGACGGTCTGTGTCAGTGCTAccttatatacaatgtaacagtctCGGGATTCTCGGGCTCTGTGCACACAGGGCAGGTGAAATGTATTAAAATTAAGAAGCTGCGCcacaaccagttgtcacggtACCAGCTGCGCTGTGTGAACACAGTCATATATACCAGTCTATACCCTGTCCTTGTATCCTGTATACagttactacactatatacactgctcctcctgacatgtctcacagctgagggtttgttacattgtattcagTCTAGACCCCCCCTCTATGATGTGACCCCAGCAGTAACCCCATCTCTATTGTGCTGatgctttgttacaatgtatctctctgcATTGGCTGTTTGTCTACACCAGATACAATTGtaccaaaccctcagctgtgggtAGTGTCGGTATTATCTGTGACCCGGCCGTGTCCCCCTCTGCAGGACCCCGCACCCTGTAGCAGCCGGTCATGGTGGTGACCCTGGTGCTCCTCTCGCTCCTGGACCTCCCGTGGATCCTGTGCCTGTCCAGCGCCCTGTGCCCGCACACTGCCTTCTACCATGGCTGCTGGATCCGACGCTTCCCCGGACTCTTCCTCAGCTTCTCCGGCTCCGAACAACGCGGCGCCCGAATATTACAGAGACGCCCCGAGCCCTCCGCCCAACTGTGCAGCCGCAAGTGCTGTCACCAAGGTAACCCgtgtctgctacaatgtatcagtgcaggtgacaAGTATCAGAGGACTGACTGgtgcaactgtaacaaaccctcagctgcgaCAAGTATCAGAGCGCTGACTGgtgcaactgtaacaaaccctcagctgcgaCAAGTATCAGAGCGCTGACTGgtgcaactgtaacaaaccctcagctgcgaCAAGTATCAGAGCGCTGACTGgtgcaactgtaacaaaccctcagctgcgaCAAGTATCAGAGCGCTGACTGgtgcaactgtaacaaaccctcagaggTGACAACTTCTTCTATCACGTCATTCCTTGCCTGGTTGTCACTGAACCTTCTGGTTACTGTCAGTGGGCCAGAAATGAAGGGGCGATTGGTTTGGGGGCCCCTCTAATATGAGACCTCCGTGTTTGGAGCTTTGTATATTGGGATGTCTCCAGCACAGATTGTGGATTAGGAAAGTGCTCGAAAGACAATCCCATAATACACTGTTATATAATCCCATACAGAAGCGGCAGCGCCCCCTGACAGCTCAGGTCACAGCTGATATTACAGGattatatgatattatatatCAGGCAATTACTTGAAGGACAATCCCATAAGACGCCGTTTCCTGATAACACCCCCTGCTCCTCCTGTCTCCCCAGACTCGTGTAACGTGGCGGTCTTCTACTCCAAGGCGAGAGCTGAGAGCGGTGACTGTCACCTGGTGCACTGCCCAGAGCCGGAGAGCTGCCTCCTCCAGCTACAAGATGGCGGCGTCCTCTACACGGTCACAGCCGGTGAGTCCGCCATACTACAGGGGCGGAGTGAGTTGGCTCCTCCCCTTCCCTCCCTCTGCTCTGCCTGGCAATCAATCATATGTTCATCTCCTGACTCCTCCCCTTCCCTCCCTCTGCTCTGCCTGGACCTTGCaggagctttggatgtgactagagtataagctgtGATGTAACGCCTTCCGTGTCTTCCATCTTCTAGGTGTTGATCCAGATCTTCTGGTCTTTGACACTTTGGGACACGTTGACTTGAACCCTCGCTCGTCCTCAAAATGGGAGCGTCTGAATATATCCCGAGCGCCGGCCCCCTCGCCCCCCGTCGTCACCTCTAAGGAGCCTCATGGCTACTCATTGCCCACCCGACCACAGGATGAGCCACCTACCCAGCACCCCCCTCCCCAGCCCCCTTCCCCGGCAGACTCCCCTCTGCGCTCCTTACCACCTACTTATTCTCCTCCATTCACTGCTCAAGCTTCATCTATGACCACATTGATCTCCTCTCCGGAAGACGAAGACCCCCACCAGAAGACTCCTCCGTCCTCCGCCCCCCTGGACCAGCCGGACCTTCAGAGCCCGGCCCACCTGGACAGCAGCAAGCAGCACGTCAATGACACCAAGGGCCACAGTGGTAGGAACCAGACGTATGAGGGGGACACAGAGGACTCCTCGGACACCCTGGCCGGTCTGTGGCCCCTTCCTGCCTTGATCGGGTCCACGGTGACCCTGCTGTGCTGCTGCTCGGGGATCCTGGTGTTTGGGTGTTGCAGGAGGAAGCGACGAGGGCGGTACAGGCCCTGCAGGGCGCCGAGGACTGGCAAAGGGACACTCATAACATGCACTCTGGTCAAGGAGAAGGACTGACCGTCATAGCCATGGACCTACCCCTAGTGGATAATATAGGTACTGCCAGTCCACCGCCACCTGGAAGGGTCCACTTCTGATTTTTCGTCACCCCCAGGACACATTTTTGGCTGTGGTCTCTACATTAAAGCTGCAAAATGTTACAGTAAAACAAACCTGAGGGCGTGTATACTTTTACAACCATGCGCCCAGGGGCATCGAAACTTAAAAACCAGAAGAAAATTTGCAAGAAAAATCCACCGTTTTGTGTTGACAGCTCCTACGCAGATCTATGGGCTGTCAAGGTTACAGACTGACGTGTAGTCAGCCCCTTGGCCTTGGTGGGGGGTCCCTGTGCTCAGATCCGGAGGTTCGGTGACGACTTGCAATCTCGGTCCAACCCCTGTAATAACATCAGAAAGACACCCCCGAATATTTGATAATCCGGCATCTCGCGGGTCCCGTTGGCACCGGATTAAAGGAATTGCGCGgtataaatcttactgtatgtgCATCCTAAGCCGTGTGGTTCCTGTGCCGGGCGGTGGTGCGGCtaatatatcccccccccccccctcctcgtaGTCAGAGGGGAGGGGGCCCCGGGTCCTTTGTCCTGCTCTTGCTGAATGGCTCCATTCTTCCTTAATGCAGTGTTTGGGTTCTCTTGCGCTGGGAGCGGCCTGTGAAGGTCACCGCCGCTGGATCGGGCCCAGGAAAGGGGATTTGGTGTCCTGAGATTAGAAGGAGGTCACTAAATGAGCCCTCAATGAGTCAACAGCAAGAATGATAGCGGGGGGCGACGGCACCGTGACCCCGGGATTATGGCAAACACCTGCAAAGAGTGGCGTGTAAGGGGTCAAATGTGAGGGGACGGTCTCCTGGGGTCGGGGGATTATAAGGGGGAAGAACATACAAGACATTCCCTATGGGCGGGGATCTTCATATGGCGCCATCATAGGCCACAGCGTTGTACACAGATTGAATAAAAGTCTTCTGTATGCTCAAAAAAACCTCTGACTTATCTgttcctaggaaagctgggtgacaaccaatatggccacttaaagggattgtccattatTTTGCAGAAGTATGTGCACCCCTTCATGTGTGTGTTGGGCACCTCAGTCCAGAGCCATGGGCACCAGTATATAGACAGACCCCTATAGC includes the following:
- the MANSC4 gene encoding MANSC domain-containing protein 4, which codes for MVVTLVLLSLLDLPWILCLSSALCPHTAFYHGCWIRRFPGLFLSFSGSEQRGARILQRRPEPSAQLCSRKCCHQDSCNVAVFYSKARAESGDCHLVHCPEPESCLLQLQDGGVLYTVTAGVDPDLLVFDTLGHVDLNPRSSSKWERLNISRAPAPSPPVVTSKEPHGYSLPTRPQDEPPTQHPPPQPPSPADSPLRSLPPTYSPPFTAQASSMTTLISSPEDEDPHQKTPPSSAPLDQPDLQSPAHLDSSKQHVNDTKGHSGRNQTYEGDTEDSSDTLAGLWPLPALIGSTVTLLCCCSGILVFGCCRRKRRGRYRPCRAPRTGKGTLITCTLVKEKD